A region of the Campylobacter cuniculorum DSM 23162 = LMG 24588 genome:
ATAAACCGTGCTTGAACCTGCTATTTTTAAATCCTGTGCATAAAGTAAAGATGTTAATAATACTGCTGCACTGATGAGTTTTTTCATATTTTCTCCTCGAATTTTTAAAAAATAATGCAAGTTTAAAAAAATTTGGAAACTTTTTGGATACTTTATTGAATGAAAATTTTAAAAAATTTTCTAAAAAACTTTGTCAATTTCGAATCATGGTTGTATTGATAAATTTTTTAATCAGTTTTGAAAACAAGATTGAATTGAAAATGATGGGATATAAGATTTTTTTAAATTTATTTTATTTTTTTAAATTTTTTGTATTATTAAGTAAATAATTTCACTATTAAAAGGAGAAAAAGATGCTTTCAAAACAAGTTGTAAAATTGCTCAATGAGTAAATTGTTAAAGAAATTTCAATCTTTTTTATCAAATCAAATTTTTTCCCTTATCCCCCTCAACCTTTACATCAAATACTATGATAAAAAATACCATTTAATTTTAATTTAAAAATTTAATATTGCTTTATATTTTTTAATATTTTACTTCATATCAAAAAACTTTTTTTAAAAAAAATAAAATTTTTATTCAAAAAATAACCATAAATTCCTTAATCCTCCCTTTTCAGTTCTTCATCTTAATCCCAAAAAATGCAAAAACCCTGCAAAGAATTTAAAACCTCATTAATTAATATCTCTTTAAGTTTCTTTAGCTATAATTTTATTTCTTTTTTTAATTTTAAGCAAGGGATTAAAATATTTGATTCTAAGGGAGAGTTTTTAAAAGAATTAAAATTCTTAAGCTTAGACTTGTATTAAAATCACACTTAAATTTAAAAAGTTTTTGCAAAGGATTTTAAAAAGATTTTTTGCTTGTGTTCTTTAAATTGAGATATTGTTATTTCATTCTTATAGTCAATCTTTGAAATCTAAACAAGTGATCGATTGAGTCAAAAAGCTTTTAAGCTTTTATATTTTTTTCTTAAATTTTGAGAAAAAAGATTAAACAATCCAAATTTTATGGAGAGTTTGATCCTGGCTCAGAGTGAACGCTGGCGGCGTGCCTAATACATGCAAGTCGAACGATGAAGCTTCTAGCTTGCTAGAAGTGGATTAGTGGCGCACGGGTGAGTAAGGTATAGTTAATCTGCCCTACACTAGGGAATAACACTTAGAAATGAGTGCTAATACCCTATACTCCTATTGAACCTAAGTTTAATAGGGAAAGTTTTTCGGTGTAGGATGAGGCTATATAGTATCAGCTAGTTGGTGGGGTAAAGGCTTACCAAGGCTATGACGCTTAACTGGTCTGAGAGGATGATCAGTCACACTGGAACTGAGACACGGTCCAGACTCCTACGGGAGGCAGCAGTAGGGAATATTGCGCAATGGGCGAAAGCCTGACGCAGCAACGCCGCGTGGAGGATGACACTTTTCGGAGCGTAAACTCCTTTTCTTAGGGAAGAACTTTGACGGTACCTAAGGAATAAGCACCGGCTAACTCCGTGCCAGCAGCCGCGGTAATACGGAGGGTGCAAGCGTTACTCGGAATCACTGGGCGTAAAGGGCGCGTAGGCGGATTATCAAGTCTTTTGTGAAATCTAATGGCTTAACCATTAAACTGCTTGAGAAACTGATAGTCTAGAGTGGGGGAGAGGCAGATGGAATTGGTGGTGTAGGGGTAAAATCCGTAGATATCACCAAGAATACCCATTGCGAAGGCGATCTGCTGGAACTTAACTGACGCTAAGGCGCGAAAGCGTGGGGAGCAAACAGGATTAGATACCCTGGTAGTCCACGCCCTAAACGATGTATGCTAGTTGTTGGAGTGCTAGTCATTTCAGTAATGCAGCTAACGCATTAAGCATACCGCCTGGGGAGTACGGTCGCAAGATTAAAACTCAAAGGAATAGACGGGGACCCGCACAAGCGGTGGAGCATGTGGTTTAATTCGAGGATACGCGAAGAACCTTACCTGGGCTTGATATCCTAAGAACCCTATAGAGATATGGGGGTGCTAGCTTGCTAGAACTTAGAGACAGGTGCTGCACGGCTGTCGTCAGCTCGTGTCGTGAGATGTTGGGTTAAGTCCCGCAACGAGCGCAACCCACGTATTTAGTTGCTAACAGCTCGGCTGAGCACTCTAAATAGACTGCCTTCGTAAGGAGGAGGAAGGTGTGGACGACGTCAAGTCATCATGGCCCTTATGCCCAGGGCGACACACGTGCTACAATGGCATATACAATGAGACGCAATACCGCGAGGTGGAGCAAATCTATAAAATATGTCCCAGTTCGGATTGTTCTCTGCAACTCGAGAGCATAAAGCCGGAATCGCTAGTAATCGCAAATCAGCCATGTTGCGGTGAATACGTTCCCGGGTCTTGTACTCACCGCCCGTCACACCATGGGAGTTGATTTCACTCGAAGAGGGGATGCTAAATCGGCTACTCTCCACAGTGGAATCAGCGACTGGGGTGAAGTCGTAACAAGGTAACCGTAGGAGAACCTGCGGTTGGATCACCTCCTTTCTAGAGTACTTAAGTGATGAGTCTCACAACTATCACTTTAAAATAAAACTCAATAGTCCTTGTTTGGATTTTAAAGATTGATGTAAAGGCTAAGCCTTATCATTATTAGTGTAAAACACAGACTTCAATAAACATTTCATTAATACAAATTTCATTAATACAGATTTAATAAAATTATGGTAAGAATTTATTAGTGTTTTTGAATTAAAACTTATTTTATTATAATCCATTGTTTTATGAATGCATTATAAAACACAGCTTTTTAAACAAACACATTCTTAGCAAGAAATCATCAAAAAATGATTAAAAGATGCATTGTGTGAATAAGACACTTTTAAAACATAATCATTTTAATCTTTGACTCATTGTTTCAATGAATAATCTTTTATAAGGCATTGAGTTTCTTGTTGATAATGTGAAGAAAGAGCTTAAGATGATAAGAATGTTTGATTTTTTTTACTTCTGTGATGATGATATGTTAGCTCTATATTTCTTAGGTATTTTTGCAATATGCATTCTTGCAGGAGTGATTTATGCAAAATTAAAACCCTAACAAGATATTTTCTAAAAATAATATTTATTTTTGTTGATTTAATTCTTAGCATTGTCTCTGCTTTTCATCTTAAAATCTGTTAAGAAGCCATAAAAGAAACTCGTTTTATTCTATATATTTATTTAAAAATAACAAAGATATTTAAAAAGATATTTAAAATATTTTTATATTCTAAATCTTATAATAAGCTTTCTTAGTTCTTATGAAAATAAAATATCAATATTAATCTTAAATTCTAAGCATTGAAAAAAGATATGATATTAAATAATAAAAATTAAAATAAAAAATGATTTGAATGTAAAGAATGTTGTTTTTTAAATCATTATAAATATAAAAGAATGTATTTTTAAAATGATAAAAATCTTTTTTATCATTTTAGAATTGATATAAAAGATTAAGATGATGATTTCATAAAATAATCATTTCATAAGATAATCATTAAATTGATGATTAAATTCTTAAAAAAGTGTTGTTGATTGAGAAAGAAAATTCACAAATGAGACTCAATGTTTAAAGAATTTTAATCTTAATGAGTGAAAAATCAATTGAGAATTTTTGCTTGTGGGTTTGTGATTTTTTTTGGGGGGGGGCTAAAAATTAAAAAAATAACAAAGAGCTTATCAATCAATTTTATTGATTGATAATAAATTGATTGATAATAAAATATTGAGAAAATTTTATAATATATTGAAAGTTTTTTTAGAGAAAAGCAGGCTTATAATTTATATGTATAAATAAAAACTAAATTTTTAAAATTTTTAAGAAATTTTAGATAAAATTTGAAAAATTTAGTTTTTAAGGGTTAAAAAATTGGCGAGTAGCGTAGAATTTAAAGATTTTGTTATGGAACAACTTCAACAGAATTCTTTTAATTTTAATTTTAGTTTTAGAAAAATGTTTGGAGAATATTTTATTTATCTTAATCGGCAACCCGCTTTTTTAATTTGTAATGATATAGTATATGTCAAGCCCTTTGAAGAATTAAAAATTCTTTTAAAAGATAATGAGCTTTCGCGTCCTTTTAAAGGAGCTAAAGAATGGTTTGTTTTAGATATAGAAGAGAGCGAAATCTTAAGCAAACTTATAAAAATTTTAGCTAGAATTTTGCCAAAATATTATAAAAATTAATGAGTAAAAATGCAAAGAATTGTCATTAAAATCGGTTCTCATATTATCAGTGAAAAGCACACTTTAAGCCATGAAAGACTTAAAAATTTGGTGGAATTTTTAGCTCAAATTATGGATAAATATGAAGTGATTGTCGTAACTTCAGCTGCAACTTCTACCGGAAATACGAAATTAAGTTTAGATAGAACTTTGTTGATTAACAAACAGGTTTTAGCAGCTGTGGGACAGCCTTATTTGATTGCAAGTTATAATGAATATTTAGCAAAATACGGCAAACTTAGCGGACAAATTTTGCTCACTCCTAAGGATTTTAAATTTAAAAAATCAAAGCAAAATGTTAAAAATGTTATTGAAGCAATGCTTGATTATAAAATTTTGCCTATTATCAATGAAAACGATGTTACTGCGACAGAAGAGTATTTTTTTGGAGACAATGATAGTTTATCATCTTTGGTAACATATTATTGCAATGCAGATTTATTAGTTATTTTAAGCGATATTGATGGTTTTTATGATAAAAATCCTCATTCTTTTAAAAACGTTAAAAGATTTGATAAAATAGAAAAAGTCAAAAAAAAATGGCTCAAAGATGAAGCAAAAGGTGGAAGCGAACACGGAACAGGCGGCATAATTACAAAGCTTAAAGCAGCTCGGTTTTTACTCGGTAAAAATAAAAAAATGTTTTTATGCAGTGGTTTTGATCTCAAAGTTGCAAGGACTTTTTTGCTTGAAAATAAACAAATTGGCGGCACTTTATTTGAAAAACTTGATGCATAAAATTGATTTAAAGCTTTGATTAAAATTTTTTATCAAAATGAAATCTTAATGACAAAAAAGCTTAATTTGCGATTCTTTGCTTAAAAAACCTAAATTCATTATCATAGAAAATAAATCTGTTGAATTTTTCAAAACGATTTTTTGTAAAATTAAGCTTTTTAAGAATCATTTTAATCAAGCTCAATTTCTTTATCCTTGCTTTGACAGAGATGGCTTAAAAAACATTCTTTGCATAAAGGTTTTTTAGCTTTACAAGTGTAGCGTCCAAACAATACCATAGCTTGATGTAAATGATTCAACTCATCTTTAAAAATTTTTATCAAATCCTCTTCAGTGGCTTGAGCTGTCTTAGCCTTACTTAATCCCAAACGATGAGAAACACGAAAGACATGAGTATCCACAGCCATAAGATTTGCCCCGCACCATTCGATTAATACAACATGGGCTGTTTTTTGTCCCACACCTGCTAAGGATTTTAGTTTTTCTTCATCGAGTGGAATTTCTTCGTTAAAATCATTGCATACGGCTTGAGCCATTTTGATGAGATTTTGTGCTTTATTATTAAAAAATGAGCAACTTTGTATATAAGTTTTTAAGCTTGATAAATTAGCATTTGCTAAAGATTTTATATCCGGATAAGCTTTAAAAAGTTTAGGAGTGATGAGATTAACTCTTTTATCCGTGCATTGAGCTGAAAGCATGACGCAAACGATAAGTTCGTAAAGATTATTGAATTTAAGCTCGGTTTTAGCTCTATCAAAATGTTTTAAAAAAAGTTCTTTGATTTGTAAATTTCTTTTCATTTTTTTATTTTAGTTAATTAGCTTTAAACTAAGTTGAGATATAATAACTCTTAAATAAATATTTTTTACAAAAGGAAGAACTATGAAAAAAATTTCTTTAATTGCGGCAAGTTTGATTGTGAGCGTAAGCCTTAATGCAGCCACAGTGGCTACTCTTAATGGTAAAAATATCAGTGATACAGAAATCAATGAGGCTTTTGCACCAGTGCTTAGAGGGCAAGATTTTAAAAATCTTCCAGAGCAACAAAAAAAGGCTTTAATCAATGAATACATCGCACAACAATTATTTCTAGAAGATGCTAAAAAACAAAATTTAGAAAAAGATTCCCTTTATAAAGAAGAGCTTGAAAAGGTTAAAGATGCGGTTTTGCTTAAGGTTTATCAAGAAAAACTTTTTAGCACAATTAAAATTGATTCTTCAAAAGTTAAAGCCTATTATGAGCAAAATAAAAATGAATTTGTTAAACCTGCGAGGGCTAAAGCCAGACATATTTTAGTTGAAAGTGAAAAAGAGGCAAAAGATATTATCTCTCAACTTAGTAATTTAAAAGGTAAGGCTTTAGAGGATAAATTTGCCGAAATTGCAAGGGAAAGATCGATCGATCCGGGTTCTGCTACTCAAGGAGGAGAGCTTGGTTGGTTTGATCAATCTAATATGGTAAAACCTTTTACTGACGCTGCGTTTTCTCTTAAAAATGGAGAAATGACAAAAATTCCTGTAAAAACAAATTTTGGTTATCATATCATCTTAAAAGAAAATTCTCAAGCAAAAGAGCAAGTTAAATTTGATGAAGTTAAAAAAGGCATAGAAAATAGATTAAAGCTTGAAGAATTACAAAAACTTATGGCTGAAAAAGGTAGAACTTTGTTTCAAAATTCTAAGGTGGAATACAAATAATGGGTGTTTTGAATTTAGTTAAAGCTGGTGTTGTTAGTGGTGATGAGCTTAATAAAGTCTATGAATATGCTAAAACAGAAAGCTTTGCTATCCCTGCAGTTAATGTTGTAGGGACAAATTCCATCAATGCAGTTTTAGAAACCGCTAAAAAGGTCAATTCACCTGTAATCATCCAGTTTTCTAATGGAGGGGCGAAATTTTATGCAGGAAAAAATTGCCCCAATGGCGATGTTCTAGGAGCAATCAGCGGAGCAAAACATGTGCATTTGCTTGCTAAAGCTTATGGAGTTCCTGTGATTTTGCATACAGATCACGCCGCGAGAAAGCTGCTTTCTTGGATTGATGGACTTATTGATGCGAATGCTGAATTTAAAACTCAACATTCTCAAGCTCTTTTTAGCTCTCATATGCTTGATTTAAGCGAGGAGAATTTAGAAGAAAATTTAAGCACTTGCGAAGAATATCTTAAAAGACTTGATTCTTTAGGAATTTGTCTTGAAATTGAGCTTGGTTGCACAGGTGGGGAAGAAGATGGAGTGGATAATACAGATATTGATAATTCTAAGCTTTACACTCAACCGCAAGATGTAGCTTTAGCCTTTGAAAGATTGAGTAAAATCAGCGATAAATTTTCTATAGCGGCAAGTTTTGGTAACGTGCATGGAGTCTATAAGCCCGGCAATGTGAAATTAAGTCCAGAAATTCTTAAAAATTCTCAAAAATATATCAAGGATAAATTTAAACTGACAAAAGATAAGCCTATTAATTTTGTTTTTCATGGAGGAAGTGGAAGCGAATTAAGCGATATAAGAGCGGCTGTGAGTTATGGTGTGATTAAGATGAATATCGATACAGATACTCAATGGGCATTTTGGGACGGAGTTCGAGGATATGAGTTCGAAAATAGAGCCTATTTGCAAGGGCAAATTGGCAATCCGCAGGGTGAAGATAAGCCTAATAAAAAATATTACGACCCAAGAGTGTGGTTAAGAGCGGGTGAAGAAAGTATGATTAGGCGACTTGAAATTGCTTTTGAAGATTTAAATTGCGTTAATAGAAATTAAAAACTAGCTTGAATGAGCTAGTTTTTGGATTGATTTTATTTTAAGATTTAAATCTTAAAATAAAATCAATTTATTAAGGTCATTCAATGGATATAAAATCTGAAGAAGTTTTAGAGCTTGTTTTACCTGAAGGTAAAGAAAGAAAGAGTTCTTTAGTTTATTTTAAAATTATTTTTATCCCAGCTTTACTCTATGTTTTTATTTTACTTGGATATTTTAAAATCATTCATTTTAAGATTGAAATTCACACAGTGATCATGACAGGAATTATTTTTTTAGCAGCTTTGATTTTCTCACGACATAGTGCAGAATACGCTTATAGCATTTTTGAACAACAAAAAGATGAATTCAGACAAGCCTTAAAACGTTATATAATGAAAAATTTTTTAACAATCGGTAAGGATACAAAATCTAATGCAAATTTCGATGATTTTGCTTATGCCTATATCAAGGGTGCAAGAAATGAAAATTTTGCTTCTATAGGTGCAACCATCTTTCCTATGATGGGAATTTTAGGAACCTTTATAAGCATTGCTGTATCTATGCCAAATTTTAACTCAAGCGATACACAAGCTTTGGAGCAAGAAATTGCCGAGCTTTTAAGCGGAGTTGCTACAGCATTTTATGTTTCTATTTATGGAATTTTTCTTGCTTTGTGGTGGATGTTTTTTGAAAAATACGGCACAAGTAAGATTAATAAACTTTTAAATCGACAAAAGAATGCTACAAGCGGTTTTTTTTGGACTAAAGAAGAGCTTGATCAAAGATATTTAAATGAGAGTTTAAAACATTTTGATAAAATCGGCGTGATTTTTCAACAAGTAAGCAGTGATGATTTTTTTTCTGGACTTGATAAAACAATTGAACGTAAATTTGGTCTGTTTCAAGATATGTTAAATACTGAAGAAAAAGCTATTAGGATTAGTAGTGAGCATATTAAACAAACGATGGGAGAGTTGAGCAAAGCTCAAAGAGATCAAAGAGATTTAGGCAAACTTTATGGAGAAATGCTCAATGCTATTAGCACCTTAAGTCAAAATTTAAGAGATATTAATACAAGAATGTCCGAACAATACAATCGTTTGCTAGATATCAGCACTGAAAAAATCACTCATTTTGATAAAACTTTGATTAATTTTGATGAAAGGGTTGAAAGATTTGAAAAGAATTTTGAACTCTACGAAAAATTTATGCTTGAAAATCAGGAAAAAATATTCAATGGTTTTAAAACGAGTCTTTTTGAGGGAATGCAACAATTTAAAGAAATTTATGAAGAAGAAAGAAATATCGATGATAAAATAGAAATGATGGACGGACTTAAAAAAGAAATTCAAGCCTTAGATGATGAAACAAATCAAACATTGATGAAGCTTGAAAATAGCGGTTTAAGTCAAGCAATCAAACAAGATGCACAAAACAATACTGATGCGAAATTACAAATGCAAGATGAAACCGATTTAAATGACCAAAATAAAGAAAATGAAAAAAACGAGGACAAAGAAAACTCTCAAACTAAAGAAAATCAATGAAAAATGATGTAAAAGAAGACAGCAATTTTTGGGTGGCTTATGCAGACTTGATGGCGGGTTTGCTTTTTGTTTTTATTCTTTTAATAGGAGCTATCGTCGTAAAATACGTGTTTTCTCAAAATGATTTAGAGGTCATAAAAGAAAATTTAATCAAACAAGAAGAGCATTTAGAAGAGAATAAAAAAGAGCTTAGAAATAAAGAATCTATCGTATTTGAATTGAGTTCAGCTTTGAGTCAATTAAAACTTGATTTAAACCAGACTTCAAATTCTTTAAATCTTATCAGTCTTGAAAAAGCAGCACTTGAGGCTAATATTACAAATTATGAGAGATTAAGCAAAGATTTAAATTCTCATCTGGATAGCAAAGACAAACAAATTCTTATCTTGTTAGGACAGCTTGAAAAAAAAGATGAAGAAATTAAAAAATTACGCAATAATTTTAAAGAAGCTAAAGAAAAAGTGCAAGGTTTAAATCTTATTCGAGAAAATTTAAGTAAAGAACTTAAGACCAAACTTGATAGCAATATCAGCATTAATGAAAAAACAGGGTCAATCTCTTTGCCTTCTGAAGTGCTTTTTGATAAAAATTCTTATATGCTTAAAAATGAAGCCAAAGCAAATCTTAGAAATATTTTAACTCAATATTTTACTGCTGTGCTTGATGATGAAAATATAAGTAAAAATATAGAAAATATCATTATCGAAGGACATACAGATAGCGATGGTTCTTATATTTACAATCTTGATTTATCACAAAAAAGAGCCTATGAGGTGATGAATTTTATCTATACTTTTTATAAAGACCCAAGACTTCAAAAATTTTTAATGGCAAGCGGCCGTTCTTTTTCAAACCCTGTGCTTAAAAATGGGAGTGAGGATAAAGAATTAAGTCGTAGGATAGA
Encoded here:
- the proB gene encoding glutamate 5-kinase → MQRIVIKIGSHIISEKHTLSHERLKNLVEFLAQIMDKYEVIVVTSAATSTGNTKLSLDRTLLINKQVLAAVGQPYLIASYNEYLAKYGKLSGQILLTPKDFKFKKSKQNVKNVIEAMLDYKILPIINENDVTATEEYFFGDNDSLSSLVTYYCNADLLVILSDIDGFYDKNPHSFKNVKRFDKIEKVKKKWLKDEAKGGSEHGTGGIITKLKAARFLLGKNKKMFLCSGFDLKVARTFLLENKQIGGTLFEKLDA
- a CDS encoding OmpA family protein; protein product: MKNDVKEDSNFWVAYADLMAGLLFVFILLIGAIVVKYVFSQNDLEVIKENLIKQEEHLEENKKELRNKESIVFELSSALSQLKLDLNQTSNSLNLISLEKAALEANITNYERLSKDLNSHLDSKDKQILILLGQLEKKDEEIKKLRNNFKEAKEKVQGLNLIRENLSKELKTKLDSNISINEKTGSISLPSEVLFDKNSYMLKNEAKANLRNILTQYFTAVLDDENISKNIENIIIEGHTDSDGSYIYNLDLSQKRAYEVMNFIYTFYKDPRLQKFLMASGRSFSNPVLKNGSEDKELSRRIEIKFSIKNDNALKEVENFFDLY
- a CDS encoding MotA/TolQ/ExbB proton channel family protein; amino-acid sequence: MDIKSEEVLELVLPEGKERKSSLVYFKIIFIPALLYVFILLGYFKIIHFKIEIHTVIMTGIIFLAALIFSRHSAEYAYSIFEQQKDEFRQALKRYIMKNFLTIGKDTKSNANFDDFAYAYIKGARNENFASIGATIFPMMGILGTFISIAVSMPNFNSSDTQALEQEIAELLSGVATAFYVSIYGIFLALWWMFFEKYGTSKINKLLNRQKNATSGFFWTKEELDQRYLNESLKHFDKIGVIFQQVSSDDFFSGLDKTIERKFGLFQDMLNTEEKAIRISSEHIKQTMGELSKAQRDQRDLGKLYGEMLNAISTLSQNLRDINTRMSEQYNRLLDISTEKITHFDKTLINFDERVERFEKNFELYEKFMLENQEKIFNGFKTSLFEGMQQFKEIYEEERNIDDKIEMMDGLKKEIQALDDETNQTLMKLENSGLSQAIKQDAQNNTDAKLQMQDETDLNDQNKENEKNEDKENSQTKENQ
- a CDS encoding peptidylprolyl isomerase encodes the protein MKKISLIAASLIVSVSLNAATVATLNGKNISDTEINEAFAPVLRGQDFKNLPEQQKKALINEYIAQQLFLEDAKKQNLEKDSLYKEELEKVKDAVLLKVYQEKLFSTIKIDSSKVKAYYEQNKNEFVKPARAKARHILVESEKEAKDIISQLSNLKGKALEDKFAEIARERSIDPGSATQGGELGWFDQSNMVKPFTDAAFSLKNGEMTKIPVKTNFGYHIILKENSQAKEQVKFDEVKKGIENRLKLEELQKLMAEKGRTLFQNSKVEYK
- the fbaA gene encoding class II fructose-bisphosphate aldolase, with product MGVLNLVKAGVVSGDELNKVYEYAKTESFAIPAVNVVGTNSINAVLETAKKVNSPVIIQFSNGGAKFYAGKNCPNGDVLGAISGAKHVHLLAKAYGVPVILHTDHAARKLLSWIDGLIDANAEFKTQHSQALFSSHMLDLSEENLEENLSTCEEYLKRLDSLGICLEIELGCTGGEEDGVDNTDIDNSKLYTQPQDVALAFERLSKISDKFSIAASFGNVHGVYKPGNVKLSPEILKNSQKYIKDKFKLTKDKPINFVFHGGSGSELSDIRAAVSYGVIKMNIDTDTQWAFWDGVRGYEFENRAYLQGQIGNPQGEDKPNKKYYDPRVWLRAGEESMIRRLEIAFEDLNCVNRN
- the nth gene encoding endonuclease III, coding for MKRNLQIKELFLKHFDRAKTELKFNNLYELIVCVMLSAQCTDKRVNLITPKLFKAYPDIKSLANANLSSLKTYIQSCSFFNNKAQNLIKMAQAVCNDFNEEIPLDEEKLKSLAGVGQKTAHVVLIEWCGANLMAVDTHVFRVSHRLGLSKAKTAQATEEDLIKIFKDELNHLHQAMVLFGRYTCKAKKPLCKECFLSHLCQSKDKEIELD